From Pristiophorus japonicus isolate sPriJap1 chromosome 7, sPriJap1.hap1, whole genome shotgun sequence, one genomic window encodes:
- the kcnf1b gene encoding voltage-gated potassium channel regulatory subunit KCNF1: protein METEPRSSGSSESETSEDQEMAVNIGGVRHILYGDVLNRYPESRLAELLNCSGYEAIFSLCDDYDPSKGEFYFDRDPDSFKCVLDVYYFGEIHMKKGICPICFKNELDFWKIEVDFLDECCKCLLGEKNEELEEIAKQVQLILADTGESADGCWGKAQKFLWKLMEKPGSSCPARVIAVLSFLFILISSVVMCVSTIPDLQVTDEEGSPIDHPVLDSIETACIGWFTAEYILRLVSAPNKLKFVLSFMNIIDVLAILPFYVSLILTTVGATLMELTNVQQAIQALRIMRIARVFKLARHSSGLQTLTYALKRSFKELGLLLMYLAVGIFVFSALGFIMEQSHPETLFKSIPQSFWWAIITMTTVGYGDIYPKTTLGKINAAVSFLCGIIAIALPIHPIINNFVRYYNKQKVLETAAKHELELMELNAKEGEYGDSRNEQVDIVVTKASSDSNLSLNNSPLYSYSGTFIPLLSEEKLHRNRLQSCK from the coding sequence ATGGAGACGGAACCCAGAAGCTCGGGCTCTAGTGAATCAGAAACTTCGGAAGATCAGGAGATGGCGGTGAATATTGGCGGGGTCCGCCACATTTTGTACGGGGATGTGCTGAACCGTTACCCGGAAAGCAGACTGGCAGAACTGCTAAACTGCAGTGGGTACGAAGCGATCTTCTCCCTTTGCGATGACTACGATCCGAGCAAAGGAGAGTTTTACTTCGACCGAGACCCGGACTCTTTCAAATGTGTACTGGACGTCTACTATTTCGGAGAAATCCACATGAAAAAAGGGATTTGCCCCATTTGTTTCAAAAATGAGCTAGACTTCTGGAAGATCGAGGTGGACTTTTTGGACGAGTGTTGCAAATGCCTCCTAGGCGAGAAAAATGAAGAGCTCGAAGAAATCGCAAAGCAAGTGCAGCTTATTTTGGCCGACACTGGGGAGTCGGCTGATGGCTGTTGGGGGAAAGCTCAAAAATTCCTCTGGAAACTGATGGAAAAGCCCGGTTCGTCCTGTCCGGCCAGAGTGATTGCAGTTTTATCTTTTCTATTTATTTTAATTTCATCCGTGGTGATGTGTGTGAGCACCATCCCTGACCTCCAAGTGACCGATGAGGAGGGGAGCCCAATAGATCATCCAGTCCTCGACTCCATCGAAACGGCGTGCATCGGCTGGTTCACAGCCGAATATATACTCAGGCTGGTATCGGCCCCCAACAAACTCAAATTTGTCCTTTCTTTCATGAACATCATAGACGTACTAGCGATTTTGCCTTTCTATGTGAGTCTAATCTTGACTACAGTCGGGGCAACCCTGATGGAGCTAACTAATGTTCAGCAGGCGATTCAGGCTCTTAGGATCATGCGGATAGCGCGAGTTTTTAAACTGGCGCGCCACTCCAGCGGTCTGCAAACACTCACCTACGCCCTGAAAAGAAGCTTTAAAGAACTGGGCCTATTGCTGATGTACTTGGCAGTTGGCATTTTCGTTTTTTCGGCTTTGGGCTTCATCATGGAACAAAGCCACCCCGAAACCCTCTTCAAAAGCATCCCTCAGTCCTTCTGGTGGGCGATCATCACCATGACTACCGTTGGATACGGGGATATTTACCCAAAGACAACTTTGGGGAAGATCAACGCAGCTGTCAGCTTTCTCTGCGGCATCATAGCCATCGCGTTGCCTATCCATcctattataaataactttgtcAGGTACTATAATAAACAGAAAGTTTTGGAAACGGCTGCAAAACACGAACTTGAACTAATGGAGTTGAATGCTAAGGAGGGAGAGTATGGGGATTCTAGAAATGAACAGGTAGATATTGTGGTCACTAAAGCTAGTAGCGATAGTAACCTCTCGCTCAATAACAGTCCATTATATTCTTACAGCGGCACTTTTATTCCACTTTTATCAGAGGAAAAACTGCATCGAAATAGGCTTCAGAGCTGCAAATGA